One region of Rattus norvegicus strain BN/NHsdMcwi chromosome 13, GRCr8, whole genome shotgun sequence genomic DNA includes:
- the Rgs1 gene encoding regulator of G-protein signaling 1 isoform 1 (isoform 1 is encoded by transcript variant 1), translating into MRAAAISMPRLNKMPGMFFSASPKDSKEPSHSLLDDNKQKKRPKTFGMDMKAYLRSMIPHLESGMKSSKSKDILSAEEVMQWSQSLEKLLANQMGQNVFGKFLKSEFSEENIEFWLACEDYKKTETDLLHNKAEHIYKAFVHSDAVKQINIDFHTRESTAKKIKTPTPTCFDEAQKVIYALMEKDSYPRFLKSNIYLNLLNDLQANTLK; encoded by the exons ATGAGAGCTGCAGCCATCTCCATGCCAAGGTTGAACAAAATGCCAGGAATGTTCTTCTCTGCTAGCCCAAAGGATTCAAAAGAACCAAGCCATTCTCTTCTAGATGACAACAAGCAAAAAAAGAGGCCAAAGACTTT TGGAATGGACATGAAAGCATATCTAAGATCTATGATCCCTCATCTGGAATCTGGGATGAAATCGTCCAAGTCCAAAGACAT ACTTTCGGCTGAGGAAGTAATGCAGTGGTCTCAGTCTCTGGAAAAACTCCTTGCCAACCAGA TGGGTCAAAATGTCTTTGGGAAATTCCTAAAGTCTGAATTCAGTGAAGAGAACATTGAATTCTGGTTGGCTTGTGAAGACTATAAGAAAACAGAGACTGATCTTTTGCATAACAAAGCAGAGCATATATACAAAGCATTTGTGCACTCAGATGCTGTGAAACAA atcaaTATTGACTTTCATACTCGGGAATCGACAGCCAAGAAGATCAAAACACCAACTCCCACATGTTTTGATGAAGCACAAAAAGTCATATACGCACTTATGGAAAAGGATTCTTATCCCAGGTTCCTGAAATCAAATATTTACTTAAATCTTCTAAATGACCTTCAGGCGAATACCTTAAAGTGA
- the Rgs1 gene encoding regulator of G-protein signaling 1 isoform 2 (isoform 2 is encoded by transcript variant 2), giving the protein MDMKAYLRSMIPHLESGMKSSKSKDILSAEEVMQWSQSLEKLLANQMGQNVFGKFLKSEFSEENIEFWLACEDYKKTETDLLHNKAEHIYKAFVHSDAVKQINIDFHTRESTAKKIKTPTPTCFDEAQKVIYALMEKDSYPRFLKSNIYLNLLNDLQANTLK; this is encoded by the exons ATGGACATGAAAGCATATCTAAGATCTATGATCCCTCATCTGGAATCTGGGATGAAATCGTCCAAGTCCAAAGACAT ACTTTCGGCTGAGGAAGTAATGCAGTGGTCTCAGTCTCTGGAAAAACTCCTTGCCAACCAGA TGGGTCAAAATGTCTTTGGGAAATTCCTAAAGTCTGAATTCAGTGAAGAGAACATTGAATTCTGGTTGGCTTGTGAAGACTATAAGAAAACAGAGACTGATCTTTTGCATAACAAAGCAGAGCATATATACAAAGCATTTGTGCACTCAGATGCTGTGAAACAA atcaaTATTGACTTTCATACTCGGGAATCGACAGCCAAGAAGATCAAAACACCAACTCCCACATGTTTTGATGAAGCACAAAAAGTCATATACGCACTTATGGAAAAGGATTCTTATCCCAGGTTCCTGAAATCAAATATTTACTTAAATCTTCTAAATGACCTTCAGGCGAATACCTTAAAGTGA